A genomic window from Pyxidicoccus trucidator includes:
- a CDS encoding TrmH family RNA methyltransferase produces the protein MSGGGGRYERFEKEQFEPEQFLLEARKEKIDQVIRQRTRNFTVVLDRLEDSFNMAAVLRTCESMGVQEVHVVINPEAPFVPNSKVSQGCDKWLDVKLYKSFAECREHLKSRGFLLYASAIREGATSLYTMRFDVKTALVFGNERRGVSEEVLNAVDGTFWVPMKGFSQSLNISAAASACISRAVAWRDEHLGGSGDLSPEEAQALRERFHVLSIKQRKRIFKTRP, from the coding sequence ATGTCCGGTGGCGGTGGTCGCTATGAGCGCTTCGAGAAGGAGCAGTTCGAGCCGGAGCAGTTCCTGCTCGAAGCGCGCAAGGAGAAGATCGACCAGGTCATCCGCCAACGGACGCGCAACTTCACCGTGGTCCTCGACCGGCTGGAGGACAGCTTCAACATGGCCGCGGTGCTGCGCACCTGCGAGTCCATGGGCGTGCAGGAGGTGCACGTCGTCATCAACCCCGAGGCCCCCTTCGTTCCCAACTCGAAGGTGTCCCAGGGGTGTGACAAGTGGCTGGACGTGAAGCTCTACAAGAGCTTCGCCGAGTGCCGCGAGCACCTGAAGTCGCGGGGCTTCCTCCTGTACGCCTCCGCCATCCGCGAGGGGGCCACCAGCCTCTACACGATGCGCTTCGACGTGAAGACGGCGCTCGTCTTCGGCAACGAGCGGCGCGGGGTGAGTGAGGAGGTGCTGAACGCCGTGGACGGCACCTTCTGGGTGCCGATGAAGGGCTTCAGTCAGAGCCTCAACATCTCCGCCGCCGCGTCCGCCTGCATCAGCCGGGCGGTCGCCTGGCGGGACGAGCACCTGGGGGGTTCGGGGGACCTGTCTCCCGAGGAGGCCCAGGCCCTGCGCGAGCGCTTCCACGTGCTGTCCATCAAACAGAGGAAGCGCATCTTCAAGACGCGGCCATGA
- the obgE gene encoding GTPase ObgE, with product MKFVDEVRIFVKGGDGGNGSVSFRREKYIERGGPNGGDGGNGGSVIFVADPQLTTLLDYRYQQHHFAKSGEHGMGNDCNGRGAEDMVLRVPVGTLVKDAGTEELVVDLGEPGQRWVAAKGGRGGLGNMNFATSTRQTPRFAQDGTKGEEKTLRLELKLLADVGLLGFPNAGKSTFISRVSRARPKIADYPFTTLVPNLGMVQYKDSLSFVMADIPGIIEGASEGVGLGHQFLRHVERCKVLIHLLDMGAEGEGRAPLHDFDVLNTELAKYSEELSSKPQVVAANKLDLPDAQAKLESLTEALRERGIRVYPVSCVTGEGMQALMDSVAEVLFTGRTEKLHVEPPVRAAPARKAAKKAPAREAATAGAAKKAPARKAAKKAAPARKAAGTGKTAVKKAPARKAAGAGKAAVKKPVARKAAKKAAPARKAAAKKPVARKAPAKRAAVAKQRPAAKQTRAAKKAPARKPGGRRS from the coding sequence ATGAAGTTCGTCGATGAAGTCCGCATTTTCGTGAAGGGGGGCGATGGCGGTAACGGCTCCGTCTCCTTCCGGCGGGAGAAGTACATCGAGCGCGGCGGCCCCAACGGGGGAGACGGTGGCAATGGTGGCTCCGTCATCTTCGTGGCGGATCCGCAGCTCACCACGCTGCTCGACTACCGCTACCAGCAGCACCACTTCGCGAAGTCCGGCGAGCACGGCATGGGCAACGACTGCAACGGTCGTGGCGCCGAGGACATGGTGCTCCGGGTTCCGGTGGGCACGCTGGTGAAGGACGCGGGCACCGAGGAGTTGGTGGTGGACCTGGGCGAGCCCGGCCAGCGCTGGGTGGCGGCGAAGGGCGGGCGGGGCGGCCTGGGCAACATGAACTTCGCCACCTCTACCCGGCAGACGCCGCGCTTCGCGCAGGACGGGACGAAGGGGGAGGAGAAGACGCTGCGGCTGGAGCTGAAGCTGCTGGCCGACGTGGGCCTGCTGGGCTTCCCCAACGCGGGCAAGAGCACCTTCATCTCCCGGGTGAGCCGGGCGCGGCCGAAGATTGCCGACTACCCGTTCACCACGCTGGTCCCCAACCTGGGCATGGTCCAGTACAAGGACAGCCTGTCCTTCGTCATGGCGGACATCCCCGGCATCATCGAGGGCGCCAGCGAGGGCGTGGGGCTGGGCCACCAGTTCCTCCGTCACGTGGAGCGCTGCAAGGTGCTCATCCACCTCCTCGACATGGGGGCGGAGGGCGAGGGCCGCGCGCCGCTGCACGACTTCGACGTGCTCAACACGGAGCTGGCGAAGTACAGCGAGGAGCTGTCGTCCAAGCCGCAGGTGGTGGCGGCCAACAAGCTGGACCTGCCCGACGCGCAGGCGAAGCTGGAGTCCCTCACCGAGGCGCTGCGTGAGCGTGGCATCCGCGTCTACCCCGTGTCCTGCGTCACCGGCGAGGGCATGCAGGCGCTGATGGACTCGGTGGCGGAGGTGCTCTTCACCGGCCGCACGGAGAAGCTGCATGTGGAGCCGCCCGTCCGGGCCGCTCCGGCGCGCAAGGCGGCGAAGAAGGCTCCGGCTCGCGAGGCCGCGACGGCGGGCGCCGCGAAGAAGGCCCCGGCACGCAAGGCCGCGAAGAAGGCGGCTCCCGCTCGTAAGGCCGCGGGTACGGGCAAGACGGCCGTGAAGAAGGCGCCGGCGCGCAAGGCGGCGGGTGCGGGCAAGGCGGCCGTGAAGAAGCCTGTCGCGCGCAAGGCCGCGAAGAAGGCGGCCCCCGCTCGCAAGGCCGCCGCGAAGAAGCCTGTTGCGCGCAAGGCTCCGGCGAAGCGCGCGGCGGTGGCGAAGCAGCGGCCGGCCGCGAAGCAGACACGGGCCGCGAAGAAGGCTCCGGCGCGCAAGCCCGGCGGCAGGAGGTCCTGA
- the rpmA gene encoding 50S ribosomal protein L27: MAHKKGQGSSRNGRDSNPQYRGVKVYGGETVSAGSILVRQVGTVIHAGSNVKLGRDFTLYSVVDGVVKYERLGRDKKKVSVYPAAAQPSA; the protein is encoded by the coding sequence ATGGCCCATAAAAAGGGACAGGGTTCTTCGCGCAACGGGCGTGATTCCAACCCGCAGTATCGTGGTGTGAAGGTGTACGGCGGTGAGACGGTGTCGGCCGGCAGCATCCTGGTTCGCCAGGTGGGCACGGTCATCCACGCCGGCTCCAACGTGAAGCTCGGCCGTGACTTCACCCTCTATTCGGTGGTCGACGGCGTGGTGAAGTACGAGCGCCTGGGCCGCGACAAGAAGAAGGTCTCGGTCTACCCGGCCGCTGCCCAGCCGAGCGCCTGA
- the rplU gene encoding 50S ribosomal protein L21 encodes MYAVIRTGGKQYRVAEGDVLRIEKIAGDIGAEVTFTDILMLGGTDSPKVGRPTVSGARVVGKVLAQDKHRRVLHFRKEKEGWTRRRGHRQPYTEVKVTSIAG; translated from the coding sequence ATGTACGCAGTCATTCGCACGGGCGGTAAGCAGTACCGCGTCGCCGAGGGCGATGTGCTCCGGATCGAGAAGATCGCGGGAGACATTGGCGCCGAGGTGACCTTCACGGACATCCTCATGCTGGGTGGTACGGACAGCCCCAAGGTGGGCCGGCCGACCGTGTCGGGCGCTCGCGTGGTGGGCAAGGTCCTGGCTCAGGACAAGCACCGCCGCGTCCTCCATTTCCGGAAGGAGAAGGAGGGCTGGACGCGCCGCCGCGGCCACCGTCAGCCGTACACCGAGGTGAAGGTCACCTCCATCGCCGGCTAG